One region of Eubalaena glacialis isolate mEubGla1 chromosome 6, mEubGla1.1.hap2.+ XY, whole genome shotgun sequence genomic DNA includes:
- the SETD4 gene encoding SET domain-containing protein 4 isoform X2 — translation MKNGGGRTSRIRRRKLFTSSESRGVNESYKPEFIELKKWLKDRKFEDTNLIPARFPGTGRGLMSKTSLREGQMIISLPESCLLTTDTVLRSYLGAYIAKWQPPPSPVLALCTFLVSEKHAGDRSPWKPYLEVLPKAYTCPVCLEPEVVNLLPKPLKAKAIEQRTHVQEFVSSSRDFFSSLQPLFSEAVESIFSYSALLWAWCTVNTRAVYRKRAPRQCFSAEPDTCVLAPFLDLLNHSPDAQVKAAFNEETRCYEIRTAVSCGKHKEVLICYGPHDNHRLLLEYGFVSIRNPHACVYVSKDILVKYLPSTDKRMNQKISILEDHDFIETCWKKVLIGEVISDTNEKTSLDIAQKICHYFIKESKAVLQKVSHMKDEEVALINQLTLVETLWTEELKILQASAETLTSLQTAFT, via the exons ATGAAGAACGGAGGTGGAAGAACAAGCCGAATCAGAAGACGAAAACTCTTCACAAGTTCTGAATCAAGAGGAG TGAATGAGAGCTACAAGCCTGAATTTATAGAGCTTAAGAAGTGGCTGAAAGATAGGAAGTTTGAAGATACAAACTTAATACCTGCTCGTTTTCCAG GTACAGGAAGAGGGCTGATGAGCAAAACATCCCTACGG GAGGGACAGATGATTATCTCATTGCCTGAGAGTTGCCTGCTCACCACGGACACAGTGCTTAGAAGCTACTTAGGGGCATATATTGCCAA gtgGCAGCCTCCTCCATCTCCTGTGCTGGCTCTTTGCACCTTTTTAGTTTCGGAAAAGCATGCTGGGGACCGGTCTCCCTGGAAGCCTTACCTGGAGGTTTTGCCCAAGGCCTACACCTGCCCTGTTTGTTTGGAGCCAGAAGTGGTGAATCTTCTTCCCAAACCTTTGAAAGCAAAGGCCATAGAGCAGAGAACCCACGTGCAGGAGTTCGTTTCTTCCTCCAGAGActttttctcttccctgcagCCTCTGTTTTCGGAGGCCGTCGAGAGCATCTTTAGCTACAGCGCGCTCCTGTGGGCTTGGTGCACCGTCAACACCAGGGCTGTGTACAGGAAGCGCGCGCCGAGGCAGTGCTTTTCCGCAGAGCCGGACACCTGCGTGCTCGCCCCGTTCCTCGATCTGCTGAACCACAGCCCCGACGCCCAG GTAAAAGCAGCATTTAATGAGGAAACTCGCtgttatgaaattagaacagcTGTGAGCTGTGGCAAACACAAAGAGGTGCTCATCTGCTATGGCCCTCACGATAACCACCGCCTGCTCCTCGAGTATGGATTTGTTTCCATCCGCAATCCTCATGCTTGTGTTTATGTCTCAAAAG atatACTTGTTAAATATcttccatcaacagataaacggATGAACCAAAAGATTTCCATTTTAGAGGATCACGACTTTATAGA GACATGCTGGAAAAAAGTACTTATTGGGGAAGTAATTTCAGATACAAATGAGAAGACAAGTTTGGACATAGCCCAGAAAATATGCCATTATTTCATCAAGGAGAGTAAGGCTGTGCTTCAAAAG GTTTCTCATATGAAAGATGAAGAAGTGGCTTTGATAAACCAACTAACTTTGGTAGAAACACTGTGGACAGAAGAGCTGAAGATTCTCCAGGCCTCTGCTGAGACCCTAACCAGTTTGCAGACAGCTTTTACGTAA
- the SETD4 gene encoding SET domain-containing protein 4 isoform X3, with translation MIISLPESCLLTTDTVLRSYLGAYIAKWQPPPSPVLALCTFLVSEKHAGDRSPWKPYLEVLPKAYTCPVCLEPEVVNLLPKPLKAKAIEQRTHVQEFVSSSRDFFSSLQPLFSEAVESIFSYSALLWAWCTVNTRAVYRKRAPRQCFSAEPDTCVLAPFLDLLNHSPDAQVKAAFNEETRCYEIRTAVSCGKHKEVLICYGPHDNHRLLLEYGFVSIRNPHACVYVSKDILVKYLPSTDKRMNQKISILEDHDFIENLTFGWDGPSWRLLTALKLLCLEAEELTCWKKVLIGEVISDTNEKTSLDIAQKICHYFIKESKAVLQKVSHMKDEEVALINQLTLVETLWTEELKILQASAETLTSLQTAFT, from the exons ATGATTATCTCATTGCCTGAGAGTTGCCTGCTCACCACGGACACAGTGCTTAGAAGCTACTTAGGGGCATATATTGCCAA gtgGCAGCCTCCTCCATCTCCTGTGCTGGCTCTTTGCACCTTTTTAGTTTCGGAAAAGCATGCTGGGGACCGGTCTCCCTGGAAGCCTTACCTGGAGGTTTTGCCCAAGGCCTACACCTGCCCTGTTTGTTTGGAGCCAGAAGTGGTGAATCTTCTTCCCAAACCTTTGAAAGCAAAGGCCATAGAGCAGAGAACCCACGTGCAGGAGTTCGTTTCTTCCTCCAGAGActttttctcttccctgcagCCTCTGTTTTCGGAGGCCGTCGAGAGCATCTTTAGCTACAGCGCGCTCCTGTGGGCTTGGTGCACCGTCAACACCAGGGCTGTGTACAGGAAGCGCGCGCCGAGGCAGTGCTTTTCCGCAGAGCCGGACACCTGCGTGCTCGCCCCGTTCCTCGATCTGCTGAACCACAGCCCCGACGCCCAG GTAAAAGCAGCATTTAATGAGGAAACTCGCtgttatgaaattagaacagcTGTGAGCTGTGGCAAACACAAAGAGGTGCTCATCTGCTATGGCCCTCACGATAACCACCGCCTGCTCCTCGAGTATGGATTTGTTTCCATCCGCAATCCTCATGCTTGTGTTTATGTCTCAAAAG atatACTTGTTAAATATcttccatcaacagataaacggATGAACCAAAAGATTTCCATTTTAGAGGATCACGACTTTATAGA aAATTTGACGTTTGGATGGGATGGACCGTCTTGGCGGTTACTCACAGCTCTTAAGTTGTTATGTCTGGAGGCTGAAGAATT GACATGCTGGAAAAAAGTACTTATTGGGGAAGTAATTTCAGATACAAATGAGAAGACAAGTTTGGACATAGCCCAGAAAATATGCCATTATTTCATCAAGGAGAGTAAGGCTGTGCTTCAAAAG GTTTCTCATATGAAAGATGAAGAAGTGGCTTTGATAAACCAACTAACTTTGGTAGAAACACTGTGGACAGAAGAGCTGAAGATTCTCCAGGCCTCTGCTGAGACCCTAACCAGTTTGCAGACAGCTTTTACGTAA
- the SETD4 gene encoding SET domain-containing protein 4 isoform X1, translating to MKNGGGRTSRIRRRKLFTSSESRGVNESYKPEFIELKKWLKDRKFEDTNLIPARFPGTGRGLMSKTSLREGQMIISLPESCLLTTDTVLRSYLGAYIAKWQPPPSPVLALCTFLVSEKHAGDRSPWKPYLEVLPKAYTCPVCLEPEVVNLLPKPLKAKAIEQRTHVQEFVSSSRDFFSSLQPLFSEAVESIFSYSALLWAWCTVNTRAVYRKRAPRQCFSAEPDTCVLAPFLDLLNHSPDAQVKAAFNEETRCYEIRTAVSCGKHKEVLICYGPHDNHRLLLEYGFVSIRNPHACVYVSKDILVKYLPSTDKRMNQKISILEDHDFIENLTFGWDGPSWRLLTALKLLCLEAEELTCWKKVLIGEVISDTNEKTSLDIAQKICHYFIKESKAVLQKVSHMKDEEVALINQLTLVETLWTEELKILQASAETLTSLQTAFT from the exons ATGAAGAACGGAGGTGGAAGAACAAGCCGAATCAGAAGACGAAAACTCTTCACAAGTTCTGAATCAAGAGGAG TGAATGAGAGCTACAAGCCTGAATTTATAGAGCTTAAGAAGTGGCTGAAAGATAGGAAGTTTGAAGATACAAACTTAATACCTGCTCGTTTTCCAG GTACAGGAAGAGGGCTGATGAGCAAAACATCCCTACGG GAGGGACAGATGATTATCTCATTGCCTGAGAGTTGCCTGCTCACCACGGACACAGTGCTTAGAAGCTACTTAGGGGCATATATTGCCAA gtgGCAGCCTCCTCCATCTCCTGTGCTGGCTCTTTGCACCTTTTTAGTTTCGGAAAAGCATGCTGGGGACCGGTCTCCCTGGAAGCCTTACCTGGAGGTTTTGCCCAAGGCCTACACCTGCCCTGTTTGTTTGGAGCCAGAAGTGGTGAATCTTCTTCCCAAACCTTTGAAAGCAAAGGCCATAGAGCAGAGAACCCACGTGCAGGAGTTCGTTTCTTCCTCCAGAGActttttctcttccctgcagCCTCTGTTTTCGGAGGCCGTCGAGAGCATCTTTAGCTACAGCGCGCTCCTGTGGGCTTGGTGCACCGTCAACACCAGGGCTGTGTACAGGAAGCGCGCGCCGAGGCAGTGCTTTTCCGCAGAGCCGGACACCTGCGTGCTCGCCCCGTTCCTCGATCTGCTGAACCACAGCCCCGACGCCCAG GTAAAAGCAGCATTTAATGAGGAAACTCGCtgttatgaaattagaacagcTGTGAGCTGTGGCAAACACAAAGAGGTGCTCATCTGCTATGGCCCTCACGATAACCACCGCCTGCTCCTCGAGTATGGATTTGTTTCCATCCGCAATCCTCATGCTTGTGTTTATGTCTCAAAAG atatACTTGTTAAATATcttccatcaacagataaacggATGAACCAAAAGATTTCCATTTTAGAGGATCACGACTTTATAGA aAATTTGACGTTTGGATGGGATGGACCGTCTTGGCGGTTACTCACAGCTCTTAAGTTGTTATGTCTGGAGGCTGAAGAATT GACATGCTGGAAAAAAGTACTTATTGGGGAAGTAATTTCAGATACAAATGAGAAGACAAGTTTGGACATAGCCCAGAAAATATGCCATTATTTCATCAAGGAGAGTAAGGCTGTGCTTCAAAAG GTTTCTCATATGAAAGATGAAGAAGTGGCTTTGATAAACCAACTAACTTTGGTAGAAACACTGTGGACAGAAGAGCTGAAGATTCTCCAGGCCTCTGCTGAGACCCTAACCAGTTTGCAGACAGCTTTTACGTAA